The Syngnathus typhle isolate RoL2023-S1 ecotype Sweden linkage group LG16, RoL_Styp_1.0, whole genome shotgun sequence genome includes a region encoding these proteins:
- the gchfr gene encoding GTP cyclohydrolase 1 feedback regulatory protein, translated as MPYILISTQIRLENGPTNVGDEYSDPAVMNYLGARKTTMLGNNFSEYHVDEPPRLVLDKLEKIGFRMLTMTGVGQTLVWCLHKEP; from the exons ATGCCTTACATACTGATCAGCACGCAGATCAGACTG GAAAATGGCCCAACCAATGTGGGAGATGAGTATTCTGATCCAGCTGTCATGAATTACTTGGGAGCAAGGAAAACAACCATGCTGGGAAATAATTT TTCAGAGTACCATGTGGACGAGCCACCTCGCCTGGTGTTGGACAAGCTGGAGAAGATAGGCTTCCGCATGCTGACAATGACGGGAGTAGGGCAAACGCTTGTGTGGTGCCTTCACAAGGAGCCATAA
- the LOC133169120 gene encoding cdc42 effector protein 3-like — protein MPLRASLHRKPTAGHWSSRHSKRREVLSVNMISLPLADFRHISHIGTNAQRDSFGDLSFLKVGHSMLLQSSLSEQNLFLACSPPPKPPRLNMEAEGSESSDWPVDLRENSNQKRKKCISMPLLDSEEGEDELASSHEKGTDVATNQFSKAGWDNLSADINGDSSVVGDEIEGKQKEEDNGFSFSLDLGPSILDDVLQVMDKLQQ, from the coding sequence ATGCCACTTCGAGCATCCTTGCACAGAAAGCCAACCGCTGGCCATTGGTCAAGCAGACACTCAAAGCGCAGAGAGGTTCTATCTGTCAACATGATCAGTTTACCTCTTGCTGATTTCCGCCATATTTCACATATTGGTACAAACGCCCAGAGAGACAGCTTTGGAGACCTTTCCTTCCTAAAAGTGGGCCACAGTATGCTTCTACAAAGCTCCTTAAGTGAGCAAAATCTCTTCTTGGCCTGCTCGCCACCACCAAAGCCGCCTCGTCTGAATATGGAGGCGGAGGGCTCGGAGAGCTCCGACTGGCCTGTGGACCTTCGAGAGAATTCCAACCAGAAGAGGAAGAAATGCATTTCTATGCCACTACTGGACAGCGAGGAAGGTGAGGATGAATTGGCGAGCAGCCACGAAAAAGGAACCGACGTTGCAACCAATCAGTTTTCCAAAGCTGGATGGGACAACTTGAGTGCAGACATAAATGGAGACTCCTCGGTGGTCGGTGACGAAATTGAAGGAAAACAGAAAGAGGAGGACAATGGCTTTTCTTTTAGCCTCGACCTGGGTCCGTCCATTTTGGACGATGTTCTGCAGGTGATGGATAAACTTCAACAGTGA